The bacterium DNA window GGAGGGCGGTCTGGAGAAGATAGATATTGACGGCACCGCCCGGGCGGTGTATCACGTGGCCCGGGAAAAGGACACGGCGGACGGGGAGAAGGGGAAGCTTGAACTGGCCGGTGACCGTATCGTACTCTTCTACGTCGGCGACGAGGCCGACCGCATCGTCTGCACCGGGAACGCCACCGCCCTCTACCTGCCCGACCCGGCCTCGGGGGAGGGGGGACGGATAGACTCCCGGGCCCAGGAAATCACCATCTACCTCCAGGACGAGGTGGCGACCCAGATAACCCTCGAGGGCGACGCCTACGCCCTCTACCAGCCCGACCCCGGGAACCCGAACCCCGACCGGGGCCGCACCGAGATGCAGGGCTCGCACATGGACCTTTTCCTGGTTGACGGCGAGCTGGACCGCTTCGTCGCCCGCGGGCACGCCCAGGGGAGCTACGTCACCCCCGAGAGGGCCGCAACCCCCGAGCCGGAGACGCCGACCGTCGAGGAAACACAAACACAGGAGTAGAACCGGTGGCCGAAACCGACACCAAAGCCGACGTGAAACCCGAGGGAAAGCCGGAGACGAACGGCTCCATCCTCTCCACCTCGGGGCTGGATAAAACCTACCGCAAGCGGAAGGTGGTCAACGACGCCACCATCCGGGTGCGGCAGGGCGAGGTGGTGGGCCTTTTGGGCCCCAACGGCGCGGGGAAGACCACCACCTTCTACATGATAACGGGCCTCATCCGCCCCGACGCGGGCCACGTCCACCTGGACGGCGAGGACATAACCCGCGAGCCGATGTACAAGCGGGCGCGGATGGGCATCGGCTACCTGGCCCAGGAGCCCTCCATCTTCACCAAGCTCACCGTCCGGGACAACATCTACGCCATCCTGGAGACGCTGCCGCTGACGCACAAGGAACGCGCCGATAGGCTGAAGGAGCTGCTGGCCAAGCTGGACCTCACCCCCCTGGCGGACAAGAAGGCGTACACGCTTTCCGGCGGTGAAAGGCGGCGGGTGGAGATAACGCGGGCCCTGGTGCGCCAGCCGCGATTCATGCTCCTCGACGAGCCCTTCGCCGGCATAGACCCCATCGCCGTCGAGGGCATCCAGAAAATCATCGAGAAGCTCCAGGACGACGGCCTGGGGATATTGGTGACGGACCACAACGTGCGCGAGACGCTCTCCATCACCGACCGGGCGTACATCATGTACGAGGGACAGATTTTAATCGAGGGGACAAGCCAGGAGCTGGCGAACGACCCCGAGGCCCGCCGGATATACCTCGGCGAGCGGTTCCAGATGTGACAATAATTATCCAAAAGAGGAGAAATGAGAAAAGGTCTTAAAATAGGATTGTGGGTTATAATATTATTTGCAGTAGCCACAGTAGCCACAATGGTTATTTCTAGTTTTAATTTATTAAAATTGGATAACAACACAACCTATTGGTTACTACTATCTTTTACTGCTGCAGTTGCAACAGCGATGGGTTTACTTATCGGTGCACAATTAGAAATTCAAACAGAAGAATATATTACAAGCAGAACTCCTCATATTTCATTGACTTTTAATCAGGTAGTTAAATGGCCTGGATATGTAATTTTAGGTGCATCTGAACCTACAAAAGATAAAATTATAAAACCTAAAATATTTGATCCTAATCATCCTGGAACGGGAAGAGAAGTATATAACCCAGATTTAGAAAGCGATACTGTCAACATATGTTTTCCAGCTAAACTTGAAAACCATTCTCTGAATACTGGATTTATTAAATTTACATCAATAATTCTTTTATTAGCTGGAGATGAGAATAATTTAGAAATCCAACACTCATATATTTTAAAATGCATGAAAGCACACCATGGAATGAATTATAAAGAAGATATTCCAGTCCAACCAAACCAAACCATAACTACCGGATTTAAATTCCCGTTCCATTATATGAAAGTAAACGGAGAGGAGATGAATAATGAAATAAGGCAAATAGACTTTAAAAATTTAAGCATTGGTGACTCGAAAATACCAAGAATATTTTTCTGTCTTTTAGCAAAATCTTTGCCGCAGAACAAAAAAGGGTTTATCCTATGTCACAGTTATTATGCATTTGTCTTGGATGGAGAGTTTAAATTCACTCGCTATGCATTGCCACCCAAAATTGTAACTGATGAGATAAACAGAATTATCAAAAGAACCGATTGTTAAACACTTCGGATATAAAACTCTAAAAAAACTTCCACCAACCTATCTTAATCATATGCCCGCCATACAAATATTCGGGTGACTGTTGCTGACGGTGGTGAGGGCGGGGGACGACTCCCACGGGGTGTGCATCTACGATCCAACGACGGGCGATGATTACCGGCTGTACCCGTACAAGTACCAGTCGTGGTAATGCGGCGGCCCACAGAGGGGCCGCCCTACGGAGTACATTTCAGGATTTATGTTTAAAAAAATAGCCCTAACCTGCCTCCTAGCGACAACCGTTTTCGCCCAGGAGGGCCGGCTGGCCTTTTCCGCCTACGACGAGGCCGCCGGGCGCCACCTCTGCTACACCTACGACCTCGAAATCGACGACCTCCGCGTAGTATCAATTCCCGCCGAGGCCGACTGCGGCGACCTGGCCCTCATCTACGACGGCTCCCGCGTGGCCGTCGAGCTCACCGTGGACGGGGAGCAACTCCTCTACGTCTGCCCCACGCGCACCGGCGAATGGACGGCCCACCGGGCGCCCTTCCCCGGCGCCGAGCCCTCCTGGATCGCCTACACCACCCTCGCCTACACGGTTGACGGCGACCTTTGGCACTGGGAGGGGGTGACGGACCCCCTCGACTGGCAGCCGGACGTGGGCCGCTCCCCGGTCCACCGCGATTGGGTGAATATTTTCTACATCCGCGACTACACGGAGGGCGGCGAGGCCATCGTCCACTTGAACGTCAACGAGGGCGTGGAGGAGGCGGTGCTCTCCACCGAGCGCGTCACCGAGTGCCTGGACGATCTGGAACTGAGCCCCGACGGGCGTTGGGTGGCCGTATCGTGGCGGGAAACCGGCGGGGCGATTCTGGTCCTGGACCTGGAGGGGGGCGGGCGGGCGCGTGCGGCGTCTTCTTCGGGCGAGCTGCGCTGGCCCTCCTTCAGCCCCGACGGGGAGTGGGT harbors:
- the lptB gene encoding LPS export ABC transporter ATP-binding protein, yielding MLSTSGLDKTYRKRKVVNDATIRVRQGEVVGLLGPNGAGKTTTFYMITGLIRPDAGHVHLDGEDITREPMYKRARMGIGYLAQEPSIFTKLTVRDNIYAILETLPLTHKERADRLKELLAKLDLTPLADKKAYTLSGGERRRVEITRALVRQPRFMLLDEPFAGIDPIAVEGIQKIIEKLQDDGLGILVTDHNVRETLSITDRAYIMYEGQILIEGTSQELANDPEARRIYLGERFQM